The nucleotide sequence ATCGTAAGTTCCGAGCAACAGCATTCAAATTTTTGCTGGCTATCGCCGTTGCCCCTATCTTGTGGCTTGGCTACAACGCGGCGGTGTATGGCAATGCTTTGGAGTTCGCGAACGGTCCCTATTCCGCCAAGGCTATCGAACGCAAGACGGCGCAGCCCGGATATCCCGCCCATCCCGGTGCGGGCAACGTGATCACAGCGGGCAGTTTCTTTCTGAAGTCTGCGCAGCTGAATATGGCGGAAGGGAATTGGGGCAGGATCTGGATCCTGATCGCACTGGCCGGCGCCTACGCCGCAACTCAACTTCGTGTTCGACTTTTGTTTCTCCTGCTGGCGGTGCCACTCGTCTTTTACGCTCTCTCCATTGCCTACAGTGGGGTCCCGCTTTTTCTCCCGACTTGGTGGCCGTTCACCTGGTACAACCTGCGCTATGGTGTGCAGTTGCTGCCGCTCTTCGCGATTTCGGGAGCGTTCGTTGCTTTCGATGTTCTCCCCGGCGTCGTGCGTGCAATTGCTGCAGGAAAACATTGGCAGGCGTTGCCAGGGCCGGTAACGGTGCTGGTGATCCTTGCGTTGAGCTACTTCTCCGTTTGGCACACGCAGCCTCTCTGCTTCACGGAGGCATGGGTCAACTCGCGCACCAAACTGGCCCTGGAATCTTCGGTGTCCCGATCCATCGCTATGCTTCCGCGGGATGCGCGATACCTTATGTATATCGGCGATCATGTCGGAGCATTTCAACAGGCGGGAGTGCCTTTGCGGCAAGTTATTAACGAGGGGAATCATCGTCCGTGGAAAAGGCCTTCTGACCCTGATGGCTTGTGGGAGCTAGCTTTGGCTGACCCCTCTCGTCATGTGGATTTTGTGATCGCCTATGAAGGCGATGCCGTGGATCAAGCCGTCAATCGAGCTGGGCTTACCCTCTACAAAGAGATTCATGCATCTGGACAACCGAGCGCACGCATCTATGCGGTGGGCAAGGTCCTGAATCAATCGCGTTAACCCAGCAGGCGCAGGTTACGTAAATAGGGGTGCGTTGCGGTGATAGAATCCGCTCAAAATTGGTTTCAGCCTATGCCGACGCTCCATTCCATGATGGACCCGATATTCCACGAGATGGGGCATGTGCTCTCGTCTACGCTGGTGCGATTGCTGGTGGCGGCGATCCTCGGCGGATTGATCGGCTTGGAAAGGCAGTTGCGCCATAAGCCGGCGGGGCTGCGGACGAACATGTTTATCTGTTTCGGCGCGGCGATGTTTACGGTCCTTTCAAGACAACTGGCGGGAACGGAAGCGGACAGCGCGCGCATTGCGGCGCAGATCATTCCGGGTATTGGTTTCATTGGCGCGGGCTCCATCCTGCATTCGCGCGGCTCGGTGACTGGTTTGACCACAGCGTCGACGCTGTTTGTGGTAGCGGGGGTCGGGATGGCTGTCGGCGGCGGTTTGTATATCACCGCGGTCTTTGCGACGGTGCTGATTTTGATGGCACTGGCCGTGCTCGGAAAATTGGAGCGCGACTTCGCGATCAAGACGGCATTGACAACATATGAAGCTACCGGCACGAACGTGGAAGCGATGCTGCGCGAAGTAAACCGCATTCTGGAAGATGCAAAATTGACGATGCAGAATGTACATCTCGCCTCGGCAGACGGTCATACTCGACTCACTTTTGGAGTCGACGCCGGAAGTGAGGATCGGAATCTGCTGACTCTGCGATTGCACGAATCGAACGTGTTCGGCAGCGTAAAGGCTGTCGGCAGCACGGAACACGAATGACCTCGTCTTCTCCACAGACCATTTCGTTTACCAAGGCTGCAGCTTGTGGCAATGATTTTCTGATTGTGCAAGGTGCGGCGGTGTCCGGCAACATGGGCGAGATCAGCCGCCGCCTCTGCGATCGGCATAACGGAGTCGGCGCCGACGGAGTCGAGTGGCTCTTTCCCGATTCCACGGCCGATGTTCGAGCACAGTTGTTCAATGCCGATGGATCCGAGGCAGAAGTCTCCGGCAATGGCACGCGTTGCGTTGCCGCCTGGCTCAGTTCGCAAACCGGCAAAACCGACGTAACGATTCTGACCGGAGCCGGGACAAAGGCATGCCGCCTCACTGGACGGCAGAGTGCAACATTCGAATTCGAAGCTGACATGGGCGCGCCCGTCGTGGATGGAGAAACCACGATTGCAATTGGGGGACTGGTTGGAACTAAGGTCTCAATGGGGAATCCCCACTTTGTGATCTTTGTGGACAGTTTCGAAGAAGGCTGGCAACGGCTAGCGGCACAGATTGCAGCGCAACCTGAATTCCCGCACGGGACCAATGTCGAGTATGTCGCTGTACGCGGACCGAATGAAATCGATATTCGACTCTTCGAGCGCGGCGTGGGCGAAACATTGTCGTCGGGCACGGGATCCTGCGCATCGGCCATTGCGGCGATTGCCGGCAAGCGAGTTTCGTCTCCGGTGCGTGTCACAGCACCTGGGGGGACGCAAACGGTTCGTTGGGAAGGCAGTGTTTTTTTGCGCGGCCCGGCGACACTGGTCTGTCGGGGAGAATTCTTCGTTTAAGATCGAAACAGCATGGCCTCGCACTCGCCACTCCCGCGAATCAAGCCTCCGGCGCTCCGTCCCGGGGATAAGGTGGGTATTGTCGCCCCCGCGTCAAACATCAAACAGGATTTGCTGGAGCGCGGTTGCGACGAACTGACCTTCCTCGGGTACGAGCCGTTTTACTTTGATTCCATCCTCGATCAGGATCTGTATTTCGCTGGTTCGGTGGAACGCCGGGCGCGGGAACTGGAAGCCATGTTCCTGCAGGATGATGTGCGCGCCATTGTGTGTGCTCGCGGCGGCTACGGGTCGAATTACTTGTTGAATGCCCTCGATATGAGGAAGATCGCTTCTCACCCCAAGATTTTTGTTGGCTACAGCGATCTGACGAGCCTGCTGACCTACGTTGCCGATGCAACCGGGATCGTGACGTTTCATGGGCCCATGGTCACCAAAGATTTCGCCGTAGAAGATGGTGTTGATTTCCCGTCGTGGCAAGGCGCTGTCAACGGGGAGAGCGAGTGGGAGATCGGAGAGTCCGACGCACGGCCATTGGTGGCGGGCGAAGCGGAGGGGATTCTATACGGCGGATGCCTTTCGATCCTGGTCTCGTCGCTGGGTACTCCGTACGAGATTCATACTGACGGGACAATCTTGTTCCTGGAAGATATTGCGGCGAAGCCGTTCCAGATCGATCGCATGCTGATGCATCTGAAGCTGGCGGGAAAGTTGAAAAATGTGCGCGGAATCATATTCGGCGAAATGCAGGATTGCCGCCAGAGTGCAGACCAACGCTACACGCTCGAAGAAGTTATCCTGCGCGTCGTGGGCGACCTTGGGATTCCGATTGCATTCGGGATGCGGTCAGGGCATGTTTCGCGTGCGAACATTACGCTGCCGATTGGGGTTCGGGCGCGGCTGGCGGTTGGAAACGACGTCACGCTGCGAATTCTTGAATCAGCTACGGAAAAGGCCTAAACACAAGCGACACGGAAGTCACAAAGGACTTCCGGCTACATCCGCTACACTTACTAAGATTCAAAATGAAAGCGAATCCAAAACACATTCATTTGATCGGCATCTGCGGCACGGCGATGGCGTCGCTGGCGGGGATGCTGAAGCAGCGCGGATTTCATGTCACTGGCTCGGATGCTGCGGCTTATCCGCCGATGTCGACGTTTCTGGCGTCGCTCAATATACCGCTGGCTCAGCCCTTCGCTGAAACGAATCTGGCTCCTCGTCCGGATCTGGTGGTTGTGGGTAATGCAATCTCACGCGGGAACGTGGAATTGGAGCATGTACTCGACGAACGCATTCCGTTTTGTTCGCTGCCGCAAATCCTGCATGACGAATTTCTAGCTGGGAAGGAAGTACTGGTCGTCGCCGGTACGCACGGCAAGACGACGACCACATCGATGTTGGCGTGGATCTTCAAGACCGCTGATTTGCAGCCTTCATTTCTGATTGGTGGGATCGCCGAAAACTTCGGCAGCAGTTTCGGCCTGAGCGACGGACGCTACTTCATCCTCGAAGGCGACGAATACGACACTGCGTTCTTCGACAAAGGCCCGAAATTTCTGCATTACTTTCCGGACGCAGTCATCCTCACGTCGATCGAGTTCGACCACGCGGATATCTACAAGGATTTGGACGCGGTGGAGACTGCATTCAAGCGTCTCGTCAACCTGATTCCGCGGCGCGGCAGGATTATTGCGTTTGATACCGGGGACAGCGTGAATCGCTGCCTGGAAAAATCGCTTTGTCCGCTGGAGCGCTACGGCTCCACCGAACGCGCGACGTGGCAGATTGCGAACCTCAAGTTCGATACCACCAAGACATCTTGGACCGTTCTTTGTGAAGGACGGCCCTGGGCGGAATTCGAGTTTCCGCTGGCAGGCGAATACAACGTCTGGAACGCGACGGCAGCGGCCGCGATGGCTGCTGACTATGGAGTTCCGAAAGAAGTCATCGCCGAAGCCCTGCGAACATTTCAAAGTGTCAGGCGCAGGCTGGAAGTGAAAGCGGAAGTAAAAGGCGTCACCATCATCGACGATTTCGCGCATCACCCAACTGCCATCGAGCAGACGTTGCGTGCGCTGCGTGCGCGATATCCTTCAGCACGTTTGTGGGCGGTGCTCGAGCCGCGCTCGAACACCATGCGCCGCAATGTTCTTCAGGACGCGCTCGCTAGTAGCCTCGCGTTGGCGGATGAAGTGATCATCGCCAACGTTTTCAAGTCGGAAGCCATTCCGGAAGCCGAGCGCCTCGACCTGAATCAGGTTGCCGCCGAGATTCAGAAGAAGGGGCGCATCGTAAAGATCATGCCCGATGCCGACGCCATCGTTACTGCGATTGCCCCGCAATTACGATCCGGCGATGTGGTAGCGATCCTCTCGAATGGCGGCTTCGGCGGCATTTATGAGAAGCTGCCCGAACGCTTGCGCAAGTTGAGTGGCGGGGCGTAAGCCAACCGCATGTTTCGCACAATCCTCATGCTGGCGTTCTGGACCGCGGCTCTGCCGGTGGCGGCGCTGCTCGGATTTCCATGGACCTACCTCACGAAAGACGTGAGCTTTCTCTATCGCATGTGCATGTGGGCCGCCTTTACGGGGGTGCGCATTGCAGGCGTGAGAGTACGAACGATTGGGCTGGAGAAGATTGATCCGACACGGACCTACATTTTCATGTCGAATCACATCTCGAACCTTGATCCACCCATCACGCTGCCGCTGATCCCGCGACGTACATCCGTGATGGTGAAGAAAGAATTGTTCAGCTATCCAATCCTGGGCAAGATCATGTCGATCGGCTCGCTCGTTCCGGTTGATCGCGGAAATCGCGACGCCGGAATCTCAGCCGTGCGCGAAGCGGTGAAAGCAATCCAGCAGGGGCTCAACATGACCATCTACATCGAAGGAAAACGCTCCTTCGATGGCCGCTTGTTGGGTTTCAAGAAGGGGCCGTTCTATCTGGCGGAAGAATGCAAGGTGCCGGTCGTGCCGATCACGATTTCGGGCACGCAAGAAGTGATGCCGAAAGCGCGCTTTGCCATCCAGCCGGGAACGGTGACCGTTCAGTTTCACGCACCCATCGAGCCGGCGGACTTCGGCGATCGAGAATGTCTGATGGCGAAAGTGCGGGAAGTCATCGACAGCGGGCTGCCCGAAGCATTGCGATCCGCGCCGTAGAAGGCTACTCCCGCTCTGAAATTTTCCGCACTGCCTTGGCAATCTCCGGCAACCTGGGATAGATCGCTGAACATTTCAGCCACAATTTGAAATCGATTGCTGGTGCCCCGCTGATCATCTTTCCGGCCGGCACATCGTGTGGGATACCGCTCTGGGCAATGGCGATGACTCCATCGCCGACGGTGCAGTGCCCCGCAACTCCAACTTGTCCGGCGAGGATGACATTCTTTCCGACATCGGTAGTCCCAGCCAGACCCACTTGTGCACAGAGGAGCGTGTCCTCGCCAATCGTGCAGCTATGGCCGATATGGACCATGTTGTCGATCTTGGCGCCGCGCGCGATGTGAGTCTCGCCGACGCTGGCCCGGTCGATACATGCGTTGGCTTGCACTTCAACATCGTTTTCGATGACGACTTTTCCCGGCTGAACGATCTTGTGCCAATGTCCCACGTCGTCCTTGGCGAAGCCGAAGCCGTCCGAGCCGATGATCGCTCCGTTCTGCAGAAGGACGTTGTCCCCTAACTCGCAGAACTCCCGTACCATGGCGTGCGCATGCGCGAAAAAATTGCTGCCAATCTTTGCTCCCCGGTAAATCACGACGTGAGCCAGCAATACGGCGTTGTCGCCGATTTCAACTCCTTCGTCGACCACGACGTACGGACTCAGGTGAGCATTCTTGCCAATCTTCGCCGTGGGATGGACCACCGCCGTGGGGTGGATGCCGGGAGCATAGTGGGGCGGTTGGTGGAACAGCGCCAGAGCTTTTGCCCACGCCAGGTATGGGTTATTGCTGCGCAGCATCGCGGTCGGGATGGCAGGGAAGTCCTCGGCAACAATCACGGCGGAAGCTTTCGTAGTCTTGGCCGCCGCTGCATATTTTGGGTTGGAGACGAACGTAAGCTGGCCGGGACCGGCTTGCTCAATGCCTGCAACGCCCTGAATTTCCGCGTCGGGAGAGCCGTTTTCAATCTTCGTGCCAAGCGCCTGGGAGAGCTGAGAAAGTTTCATAGGAGTCCACTGGTAAGCAGGAAGATTGTATCGGAATGCCGGCGGGGGTAATGCTGCGGACTACGGCGTCACATTGAGAGCCTTAGTTCTTGAGTAGTAGTGCCATCCCAGCGGCGCCGGTCAGATCGTGATTCACGCCGCGCAGGAACATCGAAGAGTGTTCCACGGATTTTGAAAAGCTCTGCACCAGCTTCACGACATGCTCAGCTCCGAATGCCTCGCGATAATGTCCAGCCATGCCGATCAGTGCGCCTTTGATCACCGCATACTGCAGACACATCAGGAAGTAGGCGGTGGTGGGATTGTTGGGCTCACCTTCGGGGACGGGACCGCTTGGAAATTGAGTACGGAAGATGTAGTTGGAGAGGTAGTTCTCCATAAGGAAGGGATGCCTCTCGATAAAAGGCTGGTAATAGCGCTCGTACGCCTCCGTATAGGTGGAGGACATGGTTTCGATGGGTGTGCTGGCGTCGTACTGAATGCCCTTCATGAAGTCTCGAATGCAGTCCTGAATGCGGGGAAATCCTGCATGTTCGGTCTGCAATCGGTGGAGTGCTTGAATCACGGCACTCAGTTGCGCCGGTGTTTGCTGGGGAACCATTTCCATTACCGGACGGAGCCGGTCATTCTTGACGATCTGGGCATATTCGGTGAAGACTTGCGGCAAAAGTTCAAACTGCTTGGCGGCGAAGATTTCCGTGAGCCGCTTGCTGAACAGTCCGAGGAGAAAGAGCCGCTGCCAGAGTGGATAGGAACGATCGTGGATCAGCAGCAAGGCGAATGTCCGAGCGTTTGAGAAGTGTTTGCGGGCGGTGCCATTATTCTTCTGCGGCTGGTCAGCCATCCGCAAGAATTGTTGGAGCCTGGGTCGGTCGTCGTTGGTGTTCCGCTCAAACTCCACGAAGTTTGGTTGGAACAGGATCAGCCGTGCCGCTTCCGGGCAGGACAAGTACAAAGGCTTCGTCGTGATCCCCTCTGGTGTTTCCTGCACCCTTGGATAGGTGTCACAAATTGGCGACAGGTAGCTGGGACCGAACTCTTTGTGAATTCCACACCATTGATCTTCAGCAAGAAACGGGCAGGTATGTGCCGGAGCAGGAAAGTTGATCTGGGCGAATTTGGAATTGGTTTGTGCTTTCGTGATCTGCACAAGGTGCGCATCGACCAGCGGGCGCAACTTCGGGATGGACTGGTATTTGTCGTACGTCGCCTTGTCGATAAAGACATTCCAGACACGGCAACACAAGTCCTCACACTCGGGACCAATACAGCGGAATTCTTTGTCGTAACGGGGCTGCAGGTCCGACACAGTCGACTCCTTCGAGTAGCCAGGTTGGCAAGTACACCCATACGTCGCCTTGCCGGCACGAAGACACTCCTACATTGGAGCCAGATGAGAATGCGGAGGTGCCTTCGCTGCAAGGAGAGCATCTCTCATGCCAACCTGGGCGCAGGGCAATCCGCGAGGATTACTCCGGAGTGTGGAAGGTGAATCAAAACTTCGCAGTTGATGACGGTCCGCAGGTTCTTGAAAACAAATTGAATTGAAGAATGATTTCCGATTGAGACAGGGTGCATTGCCTCGGACGAATTGCCGTTGCATAACCGCGTTCAGGAGGAGCACATGAGAAGCTCACTTTTCGCCCTGATCTTGTCAACGGCGGTCGCCAATGCACAAGTCATGACGTTTGAGGAGTTGTCACGGTCCACCGTTGGCCCACTACAACTCAATATCAGATCCAGTTCTGAGTACGAAAAACTGCGGCAAGGAACAGAAGAGTATGCCGAGGTGAGTCTGAGTGCGTCCCAGAGAGTCTCGCTGGGGCGTCCCGATGGCAGGGACTCGCGCTTGATGCCAACACGGCTGGAGATCGAGCCCATGGAAGGTTTTCGCATTTCGCGGGTGCACTACCCCGACTTGCGGGAAGAGATGTTCTCGTTCGACCACAAGCCGTTCCAAGTTCTGCAACCGGATGGCGGCAACCTGCGATTTCGATTTAAGGTTCGGTCCACTCCCGATGTCCCGGTTGGTCACTACGTGTTGAAGGCGAAGCTGCACTTTCAGGTCGTAAGCCGCGAGGGCATTTCATATCCCCAAGAACTATCGGTCGGCCTTCCGGTCGACGTCGCGGAGCATAACGCCAAAGCCGAGTACAACGACCGGAGCATCGCGGGAGTACGCGGTGTCAAGCCCGCGGAATGGGCCGAAATCATTCTGCTGGCACCCGTATGGATACCCGTCAGCATTTTCATGGCACTGATTGGTTGGGACGGATGCTAGGGGCTAGGGCTCGAACAAGGTGACTTGTCGCGTGTCCGGATCGCCTTTGCGGCGACGCTTGCCCGCACCGATCACTGCGATCACAGTCACTGCCGAAAGCGCGACGCGGGGCACGAATACGCGCTGGGTATTGGAACGCAGGTCGGGAGGGTTGATCAGGAATCCTTCATCGGGATTCTGGGTCAGGTCGTTGGGCATGACGCCTTCGAGGGTGTCATTGTCCTTGAACTTCAGCCGAACCCACAAGCCCTCGGTCCGTGGCCGGGTTGTGAACGTCTTCCGGTTCATCACATCGTCGGTGAACTCGCGGACAAAGTAGACGGCCTTGATGTCTCGCAGATCGATGGCGACCACGTTACCGGTGGTATTGAGTAACTCCAGCTTGCCTTCAACCACGAAGTTCGCTGGGGCGACGAACCCGTTGACCGAGTCGCGGTCGGACTTGCGGACGATGACTTTCTTATGCGTCGACGACATGTGGGCTGGAGACACACTTCCTACCGACGGACAGACCGGGATCTTTTCCGCCAAGAGAAAGGCTTCGCTGAATTCTCGCACTTTCCTGGGGAAATAGGCGAGATTGTCCGTTCGTAGTAGCCAAACGGTAAACTTTTGTGTTATTTTCTGTAGCTTGCCGTCATATAGGGCTATTTGTATAAGTCTAATCTCTAGAAAGAGTTAGATTCTGCTGGTCGGGCAGTCTCAACAGGCCCATTGTGCCCGCCTGTGGAAAACTTGTGAATAAAGACCGTTCCAGCCCGCGGCGCGGCGACTAGGAAGGCATGGCCGATTACATCTACACCCTGGAGACCCGGCTTTCGCCGGACCAGCAAAAAGCTGTCGCCCTCGTACAGGAAGCCGCCAAAGTGGCGGACATGAACCTGTATCTTACGGGCGGCGCAATTCGCGACATCATTACCGGTTTTCCGATCCGTGATTTGGATTTTGCGGTGCAGGGCAACGCCCTCAAACTCCAGAAAGAACTGGAACGCATTGGTGCGGTCATCGGCCACGCGGACGATGAAACCAAGTCCCTCCTGGTGACCCTGCCGGGCAACGTGCGTGCCGAGATTGCCATGGCACGGGCCGAGCGCTACGAAAAGACTGGCAAGCCGCCGCAAATCATTCCCGCCACGATTATCGAAGACCTCAGGCGTCGCGACTTCACCGTCAACGCGATGGCGCTCTCGCTGAACGAGGGCTCGCGCGGATTGCTGATGGATCCGTTCAATGGCGCGGCCGATATCGAAGCCAAGCTGGTTCGCGTGCTGCACAACTATGCGTTCCTTGAAGATCCTTCACGACTGATCCGGGCGACGCGCTTTGCGGCTCGCTTTCATTGGCCGATGGAAGAGCGTACCCAGCAGCGCTATGACGCCGCCAAAGAAAACGGCTACATCGAATACATACGCAGCGTGGCGATCGGTCATGAGATCGAGCAGATTGCTTATGAAGACGATCCCGTCAACATCCTGAAGGTTTACGAAAAAGAGGGGTGGCTGAAGATCTTGAACGATCACTGGAGTTCAGCCAAGGCGGATACCGCCGGGTTGAGCGCGCTGATGAAGACTCGTCAGCAGATGAATGATCTCGGATACACGCCGGATGTCGCTCCCGCCGTACTCTATTTCCTGACCGCGAGACTAGGGGACAAAGATGTCGCCGACATTAGAAAGGCGATCCCCCGCAAGGATCTGGTTGCGGCCTGGAAGGATCTGGAAGATCACGCGAAAGATTTGGCCAAGCGGCTGTCGGGAAAAGAGGCGGCCACTCCGTCGCGGACGTGGACGTTGCTTTCTTCGGCGCGTCCCGAAATGATTTTGTTCCTCTCGATCACGGCGCGACAACAGGCTGTGCAGTTGAAGATCAAGAACTTCTTCACTAAGTGGCGTCAGGTACAGCAGAAGGTGCCACTGCTCGAGATGACGGAACTGCACATCACGCCGCAGATGCCGGCGTATCCGAAGATAGCGCATGATGTGTTCCTGCTTCTGCTCGATGGCAAGCTACGGTCGCGGACGGAAATTTTGAAGTACCTGAAACCGCTCGCGCCGCCGCCACCTCCGCCTCCACCACCGCCCCCGGCAAAACGGGGACGGGGTAAAGCAGCTGCAGTCGCGGCAACTCCCGCAGTTCCGCTTGCACCTGTGAAAGCGGGCAAAGGTAAAGGGAAGGCTGCCGTTGTGGCTGTGCCGCCTGTGGCTGTTCCCGCGAAGCCAGCCGTTGCGCCGAAAGCCGCTATCGCGGTCAAAGGTAAGGTGGAAAAGGCTCCGACACCAGCGAAACCGGAAAAAGTAGCTGCCAAGAAGGCCCCGGCCAAGGCTGCGAAGCCCGCCCATAAGGCGCCAGCCTCCAAAGCCGCCAAAGCGAAGAGCAAGTCACCGGCGAAAGCGGCGAAGAAGAAACATTAGTCCGGTTAGCGCGCGGACTTCTTTGCGGCCACGAAGTACGCTTCCGGGTAGAGATAGTCTTCGCCCAACTCGTCCACGACCCTGATCATATGATTCTTGGTGGCCTTGCCGTCGGGGACAACTTCATAGTCCTTGCGCAACTTCAACGCGGCCGGATTTACATCGTTGCGGACACACGTCACGAAACGCGGCTGGCGTTTCTTTGGGCCTAGGGAAGGCGTGCCTGATTTCGCTCTCCTACGAGCCATGGCTCCGCGATTTTGATCCGACATTCTCATTGCGAGTATCGTATCACTGGCCGCGTCGGTGGCCGAAGTTGCACCATTCTGCGGCGTTGCGCATCCCCGCTGAGTCGATAGAATAGAGGGAATGTCTGGCCCAGGTCCTGTTCCCGCATGAATGAGCAATTCGTACACCTCCACCTACATACCGACTATTCCATGCTCGACGGCGCTTGCGACGTCGAAAAGCTAGCCCAGCGCGTCAAGGAAATGGGCATGCCGGCGGTCGCGATGACCGACCACGGCAATATTTTCGGCGCCGTGCACTTCGTGAACGCCGCACACAAAGAGGGCGTGAAGCCGATCGTCGGCTGCGAACTCTACGTCTGCAAAAAAGACGATCACAACATCAAGCGCACTCCGCCCGACAACGACACCTACAACCATTTGCTGGTGCTGGCCGAAAATGAAGAAGGCTACCGCAACCTGGTCAAGATCACTTCAGAAGCTTCGCTGAACGGTTTCTACTACAAGCCTCGCGTCAGCAAGAAGTTTCTCGCGGAACACTCCAAGGGACTGATCGCACTCTCCGGCTGCCTGAAAGGTGAAGTCGCCGAGCGTTTGATGGAGAACAACTACGACGCTGCACGCCAGGCGGCAGCCACGTATCGCGATCTATTTGGCAAAGAGAATTTCTTCCTTGAAATTCAGGACCAGGGATTGGAGCAGGAACACCGCATTCGTGCGGGACTCCTCCAGTTGGAAAAAGACCTCGCGTTGCCGATGGTCGCCACCAACGATAGCCACTATCTGTGCGAGGAAGATGCCCACGCGCAAGACGTGATGTTGTGTATTCAGACCGGGAAGTCCATTCAGGAAACCAACCGGATGAAGTTTGAAGGCACGCAGTTCTTCGTCAAGAGCCGGGACGAAATGTACCGCGTGTTCAAAGACACTCCCGAAGTGCTGACGCGAACGCTCGACATCGCCGAGCGATGCAGCCTGCGACTGGAAAAGATTCCGACTCCATTTCCGCACTTCGAAGTGCCGGACGGCTTCACGATTGACAGCTACTTCGAGCATGTCACCCGACAAGGCTTTGCTCGCAGGCTGGAAGTTTTGCGCGGATTGTCCGAACAAGGCCGGTTGAAGCATCCGTTATCGGACTACGAACAGCGACTGGCACGCGAACTGGCGATCATCCAGCAGATGAAGTTTTCCGGATATTTCCTGATTGTGTGGGATTTCATTCGCTATGCCCGAGAGCGCAACATCCCGGTGGGACCGGGCCGTGGATCGGCGGCAGGTGCGCTGGTCGCATACTCACTCGGTATTACGGACATTGACCCGCTGCAGCACGCGCT is from Acidobacteriota bacterium and encodes:
- a CDS encoding CCA tRNA nucleotidyltransferase translates to MADYIYTLETRLSPDQQKAVALVQEAAKVADMNLYLTGGAIRDIITGFPIRDLDFAVQGNALKLQKELERIGAVIGHADDETKSLLVTLPGNVRAEIAMARAERYEKTGKPPQIIPATIIEDLRRRDFTVNAMALSLNEGSRGLLMDPFNGAADIEAKLVRVLHNYAFLEDPSRLIRATRFAARFHWPMEERTQQRYDAAKENGYIEYIRSVAIGHEIEQIAYEDDPVNILKVYEKEGWLKILNDHWSSAKADTAGLSALMKTRQQMNDLGYTPDVAPAVLYFLTARLGDKDVADIRKAIPRKDLVAAWKDLEDHAKDLAKRLSGKEAATPSRTWTLLSSARPEMILFLSITARQQAVQLKIKNFFTKWRQVQQKVPLLEMTELHITPQMPAYPKIAHDVFLLLLDGKLRSRTEILKYLKPLAPPPPPPPPPPPAKRGRGKAAAVAATPAVPLAPVKAGKGKGKAAVVAVPPVAVPAKPAVAPKAAIAVKGKVEKAPTPAKPEKVAAKKAPAKAAKPAHKAPASKAAKAKSKSPAKAAKKKH